In Bacillota bacterium, the DNA window GCGGCAAAAGAGCTGGGGCTTGATGACCTGTCCCAGTATCTGGTAGGCCCTACGGCGATTGCCTTTGGGTATGAGGATCCAGTGGCACCGGCTAAGGTGCTGTCGGATTTTGCCAAGGACAATAAGGCTCTAGAGCTGAAGGCTGGAGTGCTGAACGGAGAGGTTATCGGGCTCGACGAAGTTAAGGCCTTAGCCGAGCTTCCTTCCCGAGAACAGTTGCTGGCCCAGGTATTGCGGGGCATGCAAGCACCGATTGCTGGAATGGTCAATGTTTTGCAGGGTACCATTCGCAACTTCGTTTACGCTTTGGAGGCTATTCGAAAACAGAAGGAAGAGGCAGGCGCTTAGTGGCCTGACCTGGGGCCATGGCTCGGGCTGTGGCAAGCAAGGATTTTATTCACGATTATGAGGGGGAACTTAGAGAATGACTAGAGATGAAATTCTACAAGCTATTGAGCAAATGAGCGTACTTGAGCTCTCCGAGCTC includes these proteins:
- a CDS encoding 50S ribosomal protein L10, which translates into the protein MPRADKVAAVAEIKENLSRSQGAVLADYRGLNVKQVTELRRQLREAGVEYKVVKNTLTIIAAKELGLDDLSQYLVGPTAIAFGYEDPVAPAKVLSDFAKDNKALELKAGVLNGEVIGLDEVKALAELPSREQLLAQVLRGMQAPIAGMVNVLQGTIRNFVYALEAIRKQKEEAGA